Proteins from a genomic interval of Rhipicephalus microplus isolate Deutch F79 chromosome 6, USDA_Rmic, whole genome shotgun sequence:
- the PolG1 gene encoding DNA polymerase gamma, catalytic subunit tam has product MLTQIRARISCLRDRSVVVGVWRQNSSSASETKCDIETQNARRINPIGVQMLSPALHRQVFGDVCDKLDREAVQKSVQHLKEQKLWGHTTTSLPEVDFELPPLLGCDLDEHFAELGRRYSKDYRLAAEALSSNPLPQQPPHWNFAPGWTKYTNDGKEAVEVDYPDETSLVFDVEVCMREGHFPTLATAASGDCWYSWCSPQLVGERFRWKERVRLSDLIPLERTTGPEKSPARVIVGHNVGFDRSFIREQYAIDGSRLRFLDTLSLHMCVSGLTSFQRALSMASKSSETAARGPPVELWQDLSSLNNLADVYKLYSGGRELKKEARDTFVNGTLQDVAEDFQALMTYCANDVVATHLVLGKLLPLYFERFPHPVSFAGMLEMSTAYLPVNQNWERYLKEADSIYEDYQQELKQMLTSIANSACRLLHDEAYKKDPWLWDLDWTVQSIRIKKAPAASEVLAKSTKGTRASSKKIVARASEAGAGTGAVYETAVSPNSSNSSQKPSEVTPDSCQGMPVSEAQEHSSPVPTEKELLVQVQHIFDTSKLLYKVQPFMPGYPAWYRDFCSKPPENPEDNPEWAPGPYLISTQMRSVPKLLRLKWDGYPVHYDEKHGWGYLVPKGETDGIVSISPAAEEEMEEAAKKPKFPLAEFLKACGYQRCSTENSDTDAMWQKLERIPEEGARELWRKVLGEKTDSPRLEENADTDIGIEGCSFFRLPHKDGPHKRVGNPLAKDFLPKVSDGTLQSSDNPEANQVLSLSKMISYWKNARDRIMGQMVVWFDRDELPETVGANEPTDNGVILPRIIPAGTVTRRGVETTWLTASNAYKDRVGSELKCMIQAPKGYHIVGADVDSQELWIAAIFADAYFAGMHGCTAFGWMTLQGNKAAGTDMHSRIAQSVGISRDQAKVINYARIYGAGLPFAQRLFMQFNHRLTSQEAASKAKMMYAQTKGVRVHGGENVGGQKVRVQGARKVWSGGSESHMFNKLEEIANSKVPKTPVLGCCISRALEPAAVNANFFNSRINWVVQSSAVDYLHLMLVTMRWLMEDFAIRGRFAVSIHDEVRFLVASEDRYRAALALQVTNLLTRSFFAWRLGMRDLPQSVAFFSSIEVDTVLRKEVDMDCVTPSNPQGLKEGYGIPPGEALDIYAVLQKTKGGRLSREAELA; this is encoded by the coding sequence ATGTTGACCCAGATCCGTGCCCGTATTTCCTGTCTTCGCGACAGATCGGTGGTAGTTGGAGTATGGCGCCAAAATTCGAGCTCAGCTTCGGAAACGAAGTGCGACATCGAGACGCAAAATGCGCGCCGCATCAACCCCATCGGAGTGCAGATGCTGTCGCCGGCACTACACCGTCAAGTGTTCGGCGACGTCTGCGACAAACTCGACCGCGAAGCGGTCCAGAAGAGCGTGCAACACTTGAAAGAACAAAAGCTGTGGGGCCACACAACAACGTCACTACCCGAAGTCGACTTCGAGCTCCCACCTTTGCTGGGCTGTGACCTCGACGAACACTTCGCGGAGCTCGGCCGCCGGTACTCTAAAGACTACCGGCTAGCCGCTGAAGCACTCAGTTCGAATCCCCTGCCGCAACAGCCGCCGCACTGGAACTTCGCCCCGGGATGGACCAAGTACACGAACGACGGCAAGGAGGCCGTCGAAGTCGACTACCCCGACGAAACGTCGCTAGTCTTCGATGTCGAAGTGTGCATGAGGGAGGGACACTTTCCGACGCTCGCGACTGCCGCGTCGGGAGACTGCTGGTACTCCTGGTGTAGCCCACAGCTGGTGGGCGAACGTTTCAGGTGGAAAGAGCGCGTAAGACTGAGTGACTTGATACCGCTGGAGAGGACCACAGGGCCGGAGAAGTCGCCGGCGCGTGTAATTGTCGGTCACAATGTCGGATTCGACCGGTCCTTCATCAGGGAACAGTACGCAATCGACGGAAGCCGCCTGAGGTTCCTGGACACACTGTCGCTTCACATGTGCGTTTCGGGCCTGACCAGCTTCCAGAGGGCTCTTTCTATGGCCAGTAAGTCATCAGAGACAGCCGCGCGAGGTCCTCCCGTTGAGCTCTGGCAGGACCTGAGCTCCCTCAACAACCTCGCCGACGTGTACAAGCTCTACTCCGGAGGACGTGAACTCAAGAAGGAGGCAAGAGACACCTTCGTCAATGGCACCCTGCAAGACGTCGCAGAAGACTTCCAGGCGCTGATGACCTACTGTGCAAACGACGTAGTCGCCACCCACTTGGTACTCGGAAAGCTCCTGCCGCTGTACTTCGAGCGCTTCCCGCACCCGGTATCTTTTGCCGGCATGTTGGAGATGTCAACGGCGTACCTTCCGGTGAACCAGAACTGGGAGCGCTACCTCAAGGAAGCAGACTCTATCTACGAAGACTACCAGCAGGAGCTGAAGCAAATGCTGACGAGTATTGCCAACAGTGCCTGCCGTCTGTTGCACGATGAAGCGTACAAGAAGGACCCTTGGCTCTGGGATCTTGACTGGACCGttcaaagcatcaggatcaaaaaGGCACCTGCTGCTTCTGAGGTTCTTGCAAAGAGCACGAAGGGAACCAGGGCATCCTCGAAAAAGATTGTAGCTCGCGCAAGTGAAGCAGGAGCAGGCACTGGAGCCGTTTACGAGACAGCAGTTTCACCAAATTCATCTAACAGTTCTCAAAAGCCTTCGGAAGTAACCCCTGACTCATGCCAAGGAATGCCAGTTTCAGAGGCACAAGAACACAGCAGCCCAGTTCCTACTGAAAAGGAATTGTTGGTGCAAGTTCAGCACATCTTCGATACTTCAAAGCTGTTGTATAAAGTACAGCCATTTATGCCTGGCTACCCTGCCTGGTATCGTGACTTCTGTTCTAAGCCTCCTGAAAATCCTGAAGACAATCCAGAATGGGCACCCGGACCTTACCTAATAAGCACTCAAATGCGCTCAGTGCCAAAGTTGCTTAGGCTGAAGTGGGACGGCTACCCTGTCCACTACGATGAAAAGCATGGCTGGGGCTACTTGGTTCCAAAGGGTGAAACTGACGGGATCGTAAGTATTTCTCCAGCTGCTGAAGAAGAAATGGAAGAAGCTGCTAAAAAACCGAAGTTCCCTCTTGCAGAATTTCTGAAAGCCTGTGGTTACCAGAGGTGCTCTACAGAAAATAGTGACACCGATGCAATGTGGCAGAAGCTAGAGAGGATTCCAGAAGAAGGGGCTAGAGAACTATGGCGAAAAGTTCTGGGAGAGAAAACTGATTCTCCGCGACTGGAGGAAAATGCCGATACCGACATTGGCATTGAGGGGTGCAGCTTCTTCAGACTCCCACACAAGGATGGTCCTCACAAGAGAGTTGGAAACCCACTCGCCAAAGACTTTTTGCCCAAGGTCTCCGACGGAACACTGCAGTCTAGCGACAACCCAGAAGCCAACCAGGTACTGTCGCTGAGCAAGATGATTTCTTATTGGAAGAATGCCCGCGATCGCATTATGGGACAGATGGTGGTGTGGTTCGACAGGGACGAACTGCCGGAAACAGTTGGAGCCAATGAGCCTACCGACAACGGCGTCATCCTTCCGCGAATCATTCCAGCCGGTACGGTCACACGCAGAGGTGTTGAGACGACCTGGCTGACGGCCAGCAATGCTTACAAAGACCGTGTAGGTAGTGAACTCAAGTGCATGATTCAGGCTCCCAAAGGCTATCACATTGTTGGTGCTGACGTAGACTCCCAGGAACTCTGGATTGCTGCCATATTCGCAGATGCTTACTTCGCAGGGATGCACGGCTGTACAGCTTTCGGTTGGATGACCCTCCAGGGAAACAAGGCAGCCGGTACAGACATGCACAGCCGGATCGCACAGTCTGTCGGCATCAGTCGAGACCAGGCCAAAGTCATTAATTATGCCCGCATCTACGGTGCGGGCCTTCCATTTGCGCAACGCCTCTTTATGCAATTCAATCACAGATTGACCTCACAGGAGGCCGCCTCGAAGGCTAAGATGATGTACGCCCAGACGAAGGGTGTGAGGGTACACGGAGGAGAAAACGTCGGTGGACAAAAGGTACGCGTACAAGGTGCCCGCAAAGTGTGGTCTGGAGGAAGTGAGTCTCACATGTTCAACAAGCTTGAAGAGATAGCCAACTCAAAAGTTCCGAAGACTCCAGTTTTGGGTTGCTGCATCAGCCGTGCTTTGGAGCCGGCCGCCGTGAATGCAAACTTTTTCAACAGCCGCATTAACTGGGTCGTACAGAGTTCAGCGGTAGACTACCTGCACCTCATGCTGGTCACCATGAGGTGGCTTATGGAGGACTTTGCAATTCGTGGACGCTTTGCTGTTAGCATTCATGACGAGGTGCGCTTCTTGGTTGCCTCGGAGGACAGGTACAGGGCTGCTCTGGCACTGCAGGTGACCAATCTGCTTACACGCTCCTTCTTTGCCTGGAGATTGGGAATGCGAGACCTTCCGCAAAGCGTGGCTTTCTTCAGCAGCATTGAAGTCGATACGGTGCTTCGAAAAGAGGTGGACATGGACTGCGTAACACCATCGAATCCTCAAGGATTGAAAGAAGGCTATGGCATACCACCCGGCGAAGCATTAGACATTTACGCTGTGCTCCAAAAGACAAAAGGGGGCCGCTTGTCTCGTGAGGCTGAGTTAGCCTGA